The sequence ccctagtccacctttatggcgatatctcgaaaaggcgtccacctatagaactatgacccactcccttctaaaatactctttaataccttccatttgatacatacaACGTCCAACAcattgtcatacaaacacattccaggtttatcctagtttcattttcctacatgatgatttccccttattttgtctccaaagctctcagctgagtatataatgttcggttacacccgaacttagccttccttacttgtttctttctatttttttaaatttttatacccaCCTATAcgtgtacacagggtattataactttgattggataacggttggttctacaggtataaaggaatcgagatagatatacacttccatatatcaaaatcatcggtatcaaaaaaaaaaaaaaaaaaaaaaaaaattgattgagccatatccgtccgtccgttaacacgataacttgagtaaatagtgagatatctttaccaaatttggtacacgagcttatcttgacccagaatagattggtattgaaaatgagcaaaatcggatgataaccacgcccactttttatatatataacattttggaaaacacaaaaaacctgattatttagcaaataatacacctattgagactcttgataaaaatctgaaaaattgtttaaaatgggcgtggcaccgcctacttgtgataaaatcaatttacaaatataaatcataaatcaaaaatcgttaaacatatcgtaacaaaattcggcagagaggttgcttttactataaggaatgctttgaagaaaaattaacgaaatcggttaaggaccacgcccacttttatataaaagatttttaaaaagggcgtggacgaataaaatgagctatatctttgcaaaaaagagctttatatcaatggtatttcatttcccaagtggatctataaataggaaaaacttcaaatttaaaaaaatgggcgtggcaccgcccttttatgacaaagcaattttgattgtttcgggagccataactcgaagcaaACGTAGTTTAGAagagaaccatatgtatatgtacatatgtattattgcgcagccttctaacactattaagcacacaacacaaacaacaacagcatttcaagtgtacacctgggtatataatgttcggtttcacccgagtgggggcgtctccgtttattgtgcagaacgtcgttttttctatttgatccgccaacatctcaccgctgctgtccgcctgcaggttAGAATggcatagatcatgatgggcattgaaatcgcctaagataatgcgattgtcgccAGTAAGTAGTgttctgatattagggcggtatccattggggcaacattgtcaaaaatatcggcgcggtactatattttcccaaatgtcgaccattttgaacatccacgtcgatggcactacgctaccgactgtcctacaacccaaaatcttgggtgtgacgtttgatcaggatctatcaattgttccgaaaatccagagccgtaataaaatcctcaaatcccttgctggcagtacctggggaaaagataaagaaacgctcattactacatacaaagcaattggccagccgtttacgtgctacgcgtcacccatatggtcgccaagcctaaaaattacccactggaagaagctacaggcctgccaaaatactgctctcagaatcgccacgggctgtcttatgtccccagaacaccatctacataatgatgcgagaatactccccataagggagagaaatgaaatgctaaccaaacagttcctgttgaatacccagaaacctgggcattccaacagacatctgattgatgagccaacaccgcctaggggctttaggagtcatctccgtaagcattatgaggaaatacggcacctgagaacccagccatatgaagcaaaaaaacacaagcaggtccttggtgaactgtacaaacaggcgtcggacctttatgccgtgAATTGCCCGGTggatccagtactcaaagaaaactacccaaaacttgtggaagaggaacgcatactccccagggaaacgcgtgtcactcttgctcaacttcgttctggatactgtaacaggttaaactcttacctatccagaatcaaccccgacatacaaaatgtatgccccgtttgcaatgtgtccccacatgacaccaaccatctctttaattgtaatgtggaaccaacgcctctaacacccctttcattatggtccaaccctgttgaaacagcaagtttccttggactaccgttagaggatattgatgccaatttgtgatcggtcgcggctgttaggtggggcgaagcacttctacaacaacaacaactatgttttctactcatttaagactgtctaggccatttattgttcttgccgaaaattggacggatatggtcgaaaggggtatcaacggatgcggatcaatgccagcttaacacggattttgcatcacccaagtcaccaagttattaaaacaaaacactaaaaaaaattatataaaaaatataaatgctcactttgcataattaaaaaaaaattaagggcaatgaattcaaataaaatgacacaagtcgaacatgttttaaaattgtccttaagttgttaaaaaagctaGTTACCCGAAAAagccgattttttcaaaaatcgtatattccgattggcgtaaataataagtgaaatcagctatgcaaaatcctttagcaagtAGGTCCCAGGGGTTTAAACTCTCATCTGAAacgattctcacctcatacttaagttgaagatagaagggtttgaaaaaatcacttggccttatattcaaacacctcttctttatttgcgaaactttaaaatagcgtctgatgtgttaattttgattttcacacttcatcattcaacactcaagtctcccgttttgacatttcctaaagttggcggccctatcccaactagtcccttggagtgaatcacagtgattctcatatcaaccaagtttaaatatcacttacacgcttcggctcctgttacatatgtgaatacgtaggcacatataaatatttaccagatgaggctttgtccttcgcaagaacactcaaagtggtgaagcaaaagttttccccAGACAGTCGAgcaaatgaccgggtgtgctactactcTAACGTAGTGGACTGTCGAACTTATTTGAAagctgaagctacgcggttattcataatgaattgtatcaaaaggccggaaaacaacagtttaaaaacagtttactaaaattcattctaaaatatcattttggtttagcgaagactattgaaatcaatgtttcgaacacaaacgtctgcaaattttggtctgcatttaaaaatgaaataattaaaaaaaaaattgttaagttaaacagttttattgaaaacaatacttacattaagtaataataatactaaaagctagaaaataattaggtaggtcctaggtactagtcatcgcactcctcatcaatcagacaattaaataaaagcgttgggcgcgtgaaatttccaaaaatgtgaggcgtggcataacctgattaagattcagttggtcttacttatgactatcaatagaacccagtgggttagggggttacAATATatcacggtaggtatgcctgtcgtaagaggcgactaaaataccaaatagattcaaggggttgtgtagcgcatcccgctcaggttgccagcgcaatatataacttctccaatcccaattgttaacctcacctatccgtggcgaatcctgtttcattaacagccgaggctctggcgaccccgatctactcattgatctagggggtgggagggcggtttgGCCTAGAAGCTCGCATGtgatcataacaaatcgttcccgagatggtcgggcttggtaccggaacgtaccgcatctgcatccggcaaaggaccatcaacatcgataacactccccaaggccttcggggggtgcccttatcactacaacaacaacaacaacaatagcaaccgtaagtcgcctttgtgcgtgaccagcaaggggtcacaaataatttaaagaaatcgtgtcgataaCTAGTATTAGAAGTTCGACCAGAACATATCCTTCGGTgcaactacgctttgtacgagacatactgaccaaagtgtgaccattttaagtatttaaattttttttagcagacgcagcagtaccagttcCTTAGACCGGGGCTAGGTCGAAGCCTCattggagtaagtgaatgaaggacagaaaattttttgaacgatccgcgagactttgaggcaagaaccccggatctttccgaattcGCCAAAACGTttcccttaaatacatacaaacaaaacatttcctaaatataattttttttcaataggaaatagctttttaaagcaagaacaccggcgtacaccggcgccgatatagtgatcggcgtaaacctccaatgtagatgttgatgatttctaggtttacatcgcctgacccgACAGATAAGCCGTGAAGTTTTAGgatactgtccctgcggccgatgtcggaatCAAATATAttgtattgcactgagtggtgtatgataaacgcgagaccgcctccattttcactctcgcgatcttttctgtggacattatacccagaacagataTGTAgggcagatcttgctgtgagtttagtctcttgaatcgcagcgatgcgatccaagttaatccattacagtttgaCAGCAGAATTTCGctcgttgtttttgttgttgtagcgaagatcttggagagtgttatcgatgttgatggtcctttgccggatgcagatacggtaagttccggtaacaagcaccattaaggtactaacccaaccaccccttagatccataaggaacttggggtcgccagagcctcggttgttaaagaaacaggattcagcacgggtatgtgaggttgacaattgggttggagaaggtatgtattgcgttggcaaccccttgaataaatttggtattttagtcgcctcttacgacagtcatacctgccgcgggtatgttctaacccctaacctgctggggatTCCCCGCGTagggaggttgacaattgggttgcggaagctataaagctttgtattgcgcctatcaaccccttgaattccaCTAGGGGCCCCTATTTACATCCACATTCGTTAGGGCATTGTTAACAGCATCTGAAATTAAATTGTTGAATGCTCCATCAATATCTAGGAACGCCACAAGACAAGAATCGCTTTAGAACAAAGCTGTTTCAATAGTAGAGACTTAAGTTGTGTTGCGCAGTCTCCGTAGAATTACCATTGGTGTATGTTTGTTGATAGCCAGATATGAGGTTGCTTTCAATAGCAGTAGTGAAGAAGTTGCTATAATCCTCTCTAGGGTCTTCAGTACGATGGgcgaaagactgataggtctgtagtcctttGACTCGTAATGTTGTGGGATTCCAGCCGAATCAAAAAAAGTTATACGTCGGGAATAGCCACTTGCAAATTATTTATTCTCCATACGAGTCACCGGTCCAACTGcgttctggataatgtaacaggagttagattgtccagaatcaacctcgacatacgtaatgtatgtccctCATGCGATGTATTccgacatgacaccaaccatcttttcaattgcctttAACAGCAACATCCTTATGGCCCAACCCTAAACTGCAAGTTTCTTTTGACTCCCGAAATTACTTACCTATAACGTAATTGTTAATTTTGTGTGGACCTCCCAATCCGAATAATTGGGTCAGCAAAAAATTTGTTAAGACACAGtccgtaaattttttaaatataagttCATATCGCACATCTGGATATAATCCGCAATCGAATCTAAAATACACGTTATAtagagttgttgttgtagcgataaggacactccccgaaggccttggggagtgttatcgcgttgattgtcctttgccggatgcagatccagtattttccggtaccaagcccgaccatctcgggaacgatttgttatgaccatatgcgaccttctaggccattccgccctcccaccccctagacccatgaggagttcggggtcgccagagcctcggctgttaatgaaacaggattcgccacggataggtgaggttgacaattgggtttgaaggagctatgtattgcgctggcaacctgaaagggctgcacaacacaaaccccttgaatccggtattctagtcgcctcttacgacaggcatacctaccgcgggtatattctaaactcctaacccgctgggggggaaGTTGTAATATTGATTTGTTGAGGAAGGCTACATTTCAGTTACCTACTTAGCCCAAAGTAGCGGTTTTTGGCAACGGTAGCTTTCCTTTCGCCGTGAATTGCCTTTTATGTAAACTCTTTTTCTGGATAGAAAAACTATGATTCGAAGAAATGCTTCCGCAATGTCAGGAGCCTTATAAAGGAAAACACCGATGCCCGGTAGATGTCTTCGGGAACGTAAAGGCAAACATTACCATCATACAGAAAATGCTGCGGCCAGAGCTAGGTGTGAGAAGGGTTAGCCTTTGCGACTTCTATAGTAGCCTGGCAAAAGAAATTGGAAGACGAAGCCATGGCGCTGGATTTGTGGTTCGCAGGCGACTTAGGTGCCAATAACTGTGGTAAAAACTGTAAAATAGTGTCTGGCGTGAATCACATGTAGTTGCCATTTTCTCGAAACCTCAATAGATGGAAAACATCTAAATATAAGAGGCTGAATTGGTTTCTCCAATCCTCAAAAGGTTGGAAGGCTTACCATCCTTTACTGTTGGTGTAGAAACTTGTTATGGCACACATAAAAAGCTTGCCGTCCGCGCCTTGATGATCATGTGTCTGTTGATATTCCAAACCGCCACTGCATGTCTAATATCGCAAGGAATTGCCTACATAGTGAGGCGGGAATACTCCACATAGAGAAACCTGGTTATCCTAAAatacatctgattgaagaggcccagCCTCCCGGGAACATAAGGAGTTAtatccgtaagcactatgaagagATTCGGCGCTCAAAAACTCAGCCGCTTGAACCATTTAAGCATAAATGGGAGCTTAGCCTCAACTACGATGAGTCGGCAAAGTCGTTTGCCGATAAATACCAATTTAGGAGAACAGACTTCATAGGGGACGCGAGTCAATcgtcactctggcacaactttTATCTACCACCCATCTTATCAACTGCAATGTCGACCCCACGCCACTATCATCATTGCCTATTCGGTTCAACCCTGCTAAAAATGCTAGTTTCCTGAAAATTTGTGAGTGTTCGCACATTTTGGATTCCGCAAACACTGCTACAAGAATAAAATCTACTGTTTATGGATCGGCAGAGTATACAGTGGACTCTACGCCCTTCGTTAATTTGGAACCCTCTCCTATCATTTCGGCACACTTTCGTCAACCCTCCTCTGTTATGGCTTTTTGATCTCTTGAGAAAGTAAGGCATGGGACCATGTGGCCTCTTTGCCCTgttagttgttaacgctatgttcttgtCCACTTAGTCTGCAGACGCGATGATATGCAACTTTGCTGAACAAAACTACACGTATTTTCCGCGTTGACAGTTAACCCGACGTCAGATGTGCAGGTATGTAAATCCCAAAGCAGCTGATTGCTCGGCGAGCTTGTCTGTATACGTCGTTAGGTTGACTGTTCTTGTGGCGAACCGCTTTTAAGTAATTGATTGATGATCAGCGTCCGCAGCAGTGGTGACAATACTTCGCTCTGAGGTGTGTTTCTGtttactgatttcgtggccttacTTTGATCTTATAGCGAAGAAATCTTCATGCAACTTAAAATGCACCTGATGCACCTTATTGACGCTGGATATCCCTGAATAAAAATAAGGCTATCTATGATTGCCCCTTTGAAGCATTGTAGAAAGCCCCAACACTGTCTATCATAAAAACCTGATATTCCAGAGCTTTCTCTTGTGCTGAAGAGATTAACTTTTTgttcatttttgtttttatatacacatatattcacGTTGCCAGGGTTTTGTGTAGAAAATATCTTAATGGATTTGTAGTCTTTGGGATTAAGATGACTTATTGTTCACCTTTTTTCGACATGCTGCCGCCTTTAGAGAATGCGGAACGTGGTTCAGTTTAATGCAGCCATAAATATTGTTTTGAGCCATTCTAAATATGCAGTTTAGCAGGAAATATCCTGCCTGTACCCGATGATTTAAACTTGGTACAAGTTTTTTTGATATTTGTCCCCCGACCCTTGTACTACTGACTTGATGTTTTGGAGTGTCGATGTCGTTTTCCAGCTCTTCTGCACCATCTCCCGATGATTACCGGGTTTAGGGAAGCGCCTCGGGAGACTGCTACGTACCCTCTTCTATTATCTTGTTTTATCAGTCCCTGGACGATATCCCCTTTCCACAACCTGTCCGATTCGTCGTAGCACCAATGTCCGCACCGACATTTTCCAATGACGTTATAACGGCTTTGATTTTCCTTGAACCTTCTTAGAAGGAAAGCTCTTTGGGTTGTGGCATGGCTGTTAGATTTTCGTTTGGAAGGCTAGTGTCTAGACTTCGGGTAGGGAAAATGGACTTGATGGCTTCGACCTTAGGTTGGTTGACGAAATTGATAACGTTGTCTGGTTGGGTAGGAAAATAGGGACGCAGCAGACACAATGGCCTTTTGGGCCTTACGTTTTCGGTATCGGCAGTTTGTAGGGATCCAACAGGACAACAGCGAAGTTATAGTGCCAATTCTATAGAACCTTCCCGAAATGTCTTGTTCAATTTCCCACAGGGTCAAATTGTAGCGAATGCTTCGTTTAATCACCCGTTCGACAACGCCATTCGTGATCTCCAATTGAAACTTTCCTTCGACTCaaaagtcaaaagaaaaaaaatcagtCTTGAAACTTTTAAAACATGAACACGAGCAAAATTCTTTGTTGATCACCAGAAAAACCCAAATTgaagaaaataaattaatataaaacatACACATATATTCTATAATGACTTGTTCGCATAACCAACCCGAGCTTAAGTGTAAGTTTCCAGCTTGTCCATGCCTTAAATGCGCGCGATTACGAACTGGAAATAGTAAAAATGGCAACCTTCCAAACCGGTGCTGCCATGATACACCTCCCGAACGTCCTCTACCAAAATATCGATTTCAATCGAAATGCGCTGCCAAACTTGAGCACAACGAACCAAGATTTCAAAGAAAATCTTATTTCACGCAGAAGCACAATCGGCCCACTCGCTGCGAAGAGAAAATGAAAGAATGTTTGGAAGACGACGATTGTTATACGGGCATAGGTTGTTGCAATACGGGACGAAATTTTCTAACGTTCATGATAAACTTGATCGGTTATATGGCGTAAGTAAATATGTGCACACGGTGAACTGTTCGGATAATGTTGTTTTGCATTTTACAGTTTTGTAATCATAGTAACTCTGGTATTTTGGCTCACGGTATGTTACTGGGTTGTGGTTTTAGGCTTCAAAGTTTATCACTCAAAAAGGTATACATCAATCGCTTAAATGCCTGTGGCAGTCGGAAATAGCTGATCTCTGGTTTATCTTCTCTTCTATGTTTTTAGAACTGCACAAATAGCTGTTGTGAGCGTCATTGGCTTACTGTTTCTACTCATCTTCTGTACCGCTGATTGGAAAGTTTACAAAAAGGGTTCGACTCACCATGCCGTAACCATAACACATGGCAAAGAAGTAAAACCTGCGGAGGTCGGAAGTCGTTCTTGGTTATCTTTCCAGAAACGTGATATATCGTATGTAGACGGATCTGGTAAGTCCGAAGCAGCGGACTCTTCTTCATGGATGCCTTCCTTGAAATGGCGGCACACAGAAACTAAAGATATTGAACAACCATCATCCAAAGTACGCACCTCTTGGATTCCTTCAACTTTCGGAAGCAGTcagacaacaacaacagaaattggaaaaaaaactgAAACTCGTACGCACTGGATATCTTGGAGAACGTCGACACCAACTCAAATATCGGCCACAAAATCGGAAGTACGTGTTTCATGGCTACCATCTTTCAAATGGGGACATAAAAAACCGAAGGACTTCGAGCAACAACCTGAAACTCGTACCTCTTGGATGCCATGGCGAAAAACGTCAACAGCTGTGCAAACACCTGCCGAGCCCGAAGCGAGTTCCTCATGGACCACTTGGACGTCATGGCGGAGAACGTCAACAGCTGTGCAAACACCACCTAAACCCGAAGCGAGCTCCCTTTGGTTACCTTCTTATTTGAAATGGGGACGAAAAGAAGCTATATCAACGCCTAAAACTGTAGAAGTAAGGACGTCTTGGACAAGTTACTTTACAAGACAAAAGGCATCACCACTAAACGAACCACCATCAAAAGATCAATCCCGTTCCTCGTGGACTTCGTACTTTCAATGGCATAGAACAGCACCCATTGAGAAACAGTCCAAAGAGACAGAAAAGCGCTCATGGTTTCACTTTTTCAAATGGGGTCAGTCTCAAGAAATGGACGTAAAACTTCAGAAGTCCGATGGAAGCTCAATTTCTTGGTTACCTTCATTCAATTGTGGTCGTTCACGAGATTTACAAATTTCACATGGCAGTACTACAAAATCTTCTTCTTGGTTGCCGTCTTTTAATTGGGGTCGTCAATCACCAACTCAAAAGCCTGCGTCATGGAAAATTGGTTGCAAACCTAAATCAGCATgtgcgatgagacaacaaaaagTTACTGTGTCCATAGATGACGAAGAGGCAAATCGTATATTTAAACAGTCTAAATTGTATGCTATACCATCAGAAATGAAAACTCCACCCAAATTGGTAATTCTTTTAAGGGATCATCTAATTCAGAGTAGTGCCTAGCCAAATTTGCACAGTACGACGGTAAAGTTGCAAGGAATATGTTTGTAACATTGTTAAACAAAATTCCTTGAGTAttaaactgtttttgtattgTGTAACATTAATTAAAACCCCGAATATGAAAGTGATCATAAAAACTGGAATCTTTCAGAGGTTGGGAGGTCAATAAATCCGCAAACCTCACTGAAGTGCTGAAGCTGTTTGTTACACCACTCCTTTGTTATTCTCCTGTTAATCTGAGGCCTGTATTATTTAAAGACTTTGGCTGAGCTACTCCGAGGACCGTGAAAAAAGGTATCTGTagtagataattaattgagggtcgcactgcgaccattggtctattgtgccctcagctgcttcacatcacaagccgacatctctgatgaaccctagcagggCCCATAAatttagccctacgtcttgagattgcgtgaCACTCCATggggatatggtccgccgtctccgttcatcgatcacaaaatcggcatgtgctgTTCGATATTATATCCAGCTTTTgtatgtgactgttcagtctacagtgtcctgtaagaatagctgttggGATTCTTAGCTTATCTTTccagaggcctattaatgccctatatcgagttttGTTGTAACCCCCTAATAGTAACTTAGATTCTCTCAGGCctggcggcctgactgtcactgagtatggcaattgtttcattggagtatacgcgctgaaggttcaggtcagcgcactggcttatggcgaatacttcctcttgaaaaatgctcgggtatgctctcAGGGGTATTGATATCTTGGTATCTTGATAtccaacgactccagatccaatcccctctggcgtcttcgagccatcggtataccatactattctatttagctgatgaatgctctcaattctgctttcctcccatgtacccttgtctcccagttctactttataccttttctcataaactatctgcctgaggatatcatccttCGGGAATTGAGAGATTGGGATattctctcaattcctccatgttccgggacgatatgactttaactttgacgatattcaggagggttcgcaTGGCTGATAGCTGCATTAGCTCGCAGATATCAACATCGGAAGCGTACACCTAATCAACTGTGTTGACTGGCGACCGATGTTTACTTTGGCGTCAAAGCAGCTGGTTGATATCATTGGCACAGATTTTTTCAATAGAGGGCGTGATCCACGCCTTTTTTAAACGTATTTCAGGAAAGAACAAATGCATTTTTAGAAACGGGAAAATAAAATTAAGGGCAAATATCCAGAAAAGGAAAAGTATATTTCAGAAATTACCAAAAGTATTCCATTAGCGGGCAAATgtattaggaaaaatttaaaactaaactCGAAAAC is a genomic window of Eurosta solidaginis isolate ZX-2024a chromosome 4, ASM4086904v1, whole genome shotgun sequence containing:
- the LOC137248295 gene encoding uncharacterized protein isoform X2, with translation MTCSHNQPELKCKFPACPCLKCARLRTGNSKNGNLPNRCCHDTPPERPLPKYRFQSKCAAKLEHNEPRFQRKSYFTQKHNRPTRCEEKMKECLEDDDCYTGIGCCNTGRNFLTFMINLIGYMAFVIIVTLVFWLTVCYWVVVLGFKVYHSKRTAQIAVVSVIGLLFLLIFCTADWKVYKKGSTHHAVTITHGKEVKPAEVGSRSWLSFQKRDISYVDGSGKSEAADSSSWMPSLKWRHTETKDIEQPSSKVRTSWIPSTFGSSQTTTTEIGKKTETRTHWISWRTSTPTQISATKSEVRVSWLPSFKWGHKKPKDFEQQPETRTSWMPWRKTSTAVQTPAEPEASSSWTTWTSWRRTSTAVQTPPKPEASSLWLPSYLKWGRKEAISTPKTVEVRTSWTSYFTRQKASPLNEPPSKDQSRSSWTSYFQWHRTAPIEKQSKETEKRSWFHFFKWGQSQEMDVKLQKSDGSSISWLPSFNCGRSRDLQISHGSTTKSSSWLPSFNWGRQSPTQKPASWKIGCKPKSACAMRQQKVTVSIDDEEANRIFKQSKLYAIPSEMKTPPKLQD
- the LOC137248295 gene encoding uncharacterized protein isoform X1; amino-acid sequence: MTCSHNQPELKCKFPACPCLKCARLRTGNSKNGNLPNRCCHDTPPERPLPKYRFQSKCAAKLEHNEPRFQRKSYFTQKHNRPTRCEEKMKECLEDDDCYTGIGCCNTGRNFLTFMINLIGYMAFVIIVTLVFWLTVCYWVVVLGFKVYHSKRTAQIAVVSVIGLLFLLIFCTADWKVYKKGSTHHAVTITHGKEVKPAEVGSRSWLSFQKRDISYVDGSGKSEAADSSSWMPSLKWRHTETKDIEQPSSKVRTSWIPSTFGSSQTTTTEIGKKTETRTHWISWRTSTPTQISATKSEVRVSWLPSFKWGHKKPKDFEQQPETRTSWMPWRKTSTAVQTPAEPEASSSWTTWTSWRRTSTAVQTPPKPEASSLWLPSYLKWGRKEAISTPKTVEVRTSWTSYFTRQKASPLNEPPSKDQSRSSWTSYFQWHRTAPIEKQSKETEKRSWFHFFKWGQSQEMDVKLQKSDGSSISWLPSFNCGRSRDLQISHGSTTKSSSWLPSFNWGRQSPTQKPASWKIGCKPKSACAMRQQKVTVSIDDEEANRIFKQSKLYAIPSEMKTPPKLVILLRDHLIQSSA